One window of the Hoplias malabaricus isolate fHopMal1 chromosome Y, fHopMal1.hap1, whole genome shotgun sequence genome contains the following:
- the LOC136679205 gene encoding transcription factor E2-alpha-like isoform X1, translated as MSDTSIRMTTAGTDKELSDLLDFSVMFPLPVPNGKNRSATLNSTPFGSSGLDDRNGSGSWGSGEQNSSSFSSRGYGEGAHYSEHEGMSPSPLYSSGIGGKSERGTYSFGTQYHPGEMSMSSPDGLSPSGLKSSSTFYGPYGNRRRPPETVLDNQPKKIRKVPPGLPSSVYPAVPGEDYNQENAGYPASKTGSVYPGSFYLQEGLQDPWGQSGYSSMPHLAQAAPFSSLNPPDRLKRQALPLSPPNYPHHGNEVNGGNLPASFQSASSSYGVPNHTPPISGADAIMGNRGTTAGSSGDEIGKALASIYPSDNNGSNFSSTPPTPVGSPQSMGASASQWSRGSTQPTPSPNFEGGLQALQNKMEDCLGEALHVLRNHAVGPGPGSGLAADMHSLLSAAGGAVGLSSLSQSFSLHGRLPGMVPEHHEESAGLPPSSGLLHGHHAPAQTPASSQPEGFTSLPGSLSRSSLSSSTDIKREDKEDDENCSIDDDDKKDKLNRTRTSQLSEDDEDLPVEVKAEREKERRVANNARERLRVRDINEAFKELGRMCQLHLSNEKPQTKLLILHQAVSVILNLEQQVRERNLNPKAACLKRREEEKVTGVGGDPQMPLGGGHPGLGGDGHSHM; from the exons ATGAGTGATACAAGCATCAGAATGACCACAGCAGGAACAGACAAAGAACTTAGTGATCTCCTGGACTTCAGTGTG ATGTTTCCTCTTCCAGTGCCCAATGGAAAGAATAGATCCGCTACTCTAAACAGCACACCATTTGGAAGCTCAG GCTTGGACGATAGGAATGGATCAGGCTCTTGGGGCTCAGGAGAACAGAATAGTTCATCCTTCAGTTCACGG GGGTATGGAGAGGGAGCCCACTACAGTGAACATGAAGGCATGTCCCCCTCACCACTGTACAGCTCAGGAATTGGAG GTAAATCAGAAAGAGGAACTTACTCCTTTGGCACACAG TACCATCCAGGGGAAATGTCCATGTCCAGTCCTGATGGCCTGTCTCCATCTGGACTCAAATCTTCATCCACCTTCTATGGCCCATACGGCAACCGCAGGAGGCCCCCTGAAACTGTTCTTG ATAACCAGCCGAAAAAGATCAGGAAGGTGCCCCCTGGTCTCCCATCCTCA GTCTACCCAGCAGTCCCTGGTGAGGACTATAACCAGGAGAATGCAGGCTACCCAGCCTCGAAAACTGGTAGTGTTTACCCAGGCTCCTTCTATCTGCAAG AAGGTCTTCAAGATCCATGGGGTCAGTCAGGTTATTCATCTATGCCTCACCTTGCCCAGGCTGCACCCTTTTCTTCACTCAACCCTCCAGATCGCTTG AAGAGGCAGGCTTTGCCCCTGTCCCCTCCAAACTACCCTCACCATGGCAATGAGGTTAATGGTGGCAACCTTCCAGCCAGCTTCCAGTCTGCATCTAGCAGCTACGGAGTCCCCAACCACACGCCACCCATCAGTGGAGCAGACGCCATCATGG GCAACAGAGGCACCACAGCAGGAAGTTCAGGAGATGAGATTGGAAAAGCTCTTGCATCG ATATACCCATCAGACAACAACGGAAGCAACTTTTCTTCAACTCCACCCACCCCGGTGGGCTCTCCACAGAGCATGGGAg CCTCTGCCTCCCAGTGGTCTAGAGGGTCCACACAGCCTACACCGTCACCAAACTTTGAAGGAGGATTACAAGCACTG CAAAACAAGATGGAAGATTGTCTGGGTGAAGCTTTACATGTGTTGAGGAACCATGCAGTGGGACCAGGTCCAGGCTCAGGGCTGGCGGCAGACATGCACAGTCTACTGAGTGCAGCCGGAGGAGCAGTGGGCCTGAGCTCCCTCAGCCAGAGCTTCAGTCTCCACGGTCGGCTGCCTGGCATGGTGCCTGAGCACCATGAGGAATCTGCAGGCTTACCCCCTTCCAGTGGCCTCCTGCATGGACACCATGCCCCAGCACAGACTCCTGCCAGCTCTCAGCCTGAGGGCTTCACCA GTCTGCCTGGAAGCCTCTCCCGCTCCTCCCTTTCCTCCAGTACAGATATAAAGAGGGAGGACAAGGAGGACGATGAGAACTGCTCGATTGACGATGATGACAAGAAAGACAAGTTGAATCGCACAAGAACAAG TCAGCTTAGTGAGGACGACGAGGACTTGCCGGTGGAggtgaaggcggagcgggagAAAGAGCGGCGTGTGGCCAATAACGCTCGAGAGCGCCTCCGTGTGCGCGACATCAACGAGGCCTTCAAAGAGCTGGGACGCATGTGCCAGCTGCACCTGAGCAATGAGAAACCGCAGACCAAGCTGCTCATCCTGCACCAGGCTGTTAGCGTAATTCTCAACCTGGAGCAGCAAGTGCGAG